A stretch of the Chelonoidis abingdonii isolate Lonesome George chromosome 11, CheloAbing_2.0, whole genome shotgun sequence genome encodes the following:
- the LINGO4 gene encoding leucine-rich repeat and immunoglobulin-like domain-containing nogo receptor-interacting protein 4 — MVAGPFLDSPFSWACWHPLFFLTLEALLTGSSWSCPSSCHCSSQDRSVFCNRRRLTTVPGGIPPESELLDLSKNRIRTLHQGMFSRLQPLKELDLSENIISNIEPGAFNSLQKLMTLRLKSNQLKIVPPGIFTGLPNLTILDISKNKIVIFLDHSFKDLFNLRKLEAGDNHLVFISPQAFSGLLRLQQLTLEKCNLTGVPQLALSQLHHLVELRFKVLNISVLHNYSFRRLHRLNVLEIDRWPFLMMLEPRSLLGLNLTSLSITKCNLSTVPYEAFRHLVYLQYLDLSHNPISVIHGKRLSDLSRLQEFHLSGGRLATIATSAFQGLNYFRLLNVSGNALRTLEEGVFHSVGNLEILRLDRNPLACDCRLLWIIRRRRRLNFGGQQPACASPMTVKGKVFKDFSDVLLPNHFTCRKSKILDKTPQQVSVEEGGKATLSCKSEGDPHPTVYWVSPHNIRLDSNHKGRIRVFADGTLEIEYALTQDSGTYHCVASNVAGNDTLLAHLRVSKPSSQLGNDSFLFSNSSEAFQPSLIDVGTLVGVLAMGILPFLSSVAICFIFIFFWSKSKGKVKHHATFEFIPHYPHAAWNKPRSGGGGSKFAMKLM; from the coding sequence ATGGTGGCTGGGCCTTTCCTAGACTCCCCCTTCTCTTGGGCTTGTTGGCATCCCCTGTTCTTCCTCACCCTGGAGGCCCTCCTGACGGGATCCAGCTGGAGCTGCCCTTCCAGCTGCCACTGCTCCTCCCAGGACAGGTCTGTCTTTTGCAACCGCCGGCGCCTGACCACCGTGCCGGGCGGGATCCCCCCGGAGTCTGAGCTCCTGGACCTGAGCAAGAACCGCATCAGGACCTTGCACCAGGGCATGTTCTCCCGCCTGCAGCCCTTGAAGGAGCTGGACCTGAGCGAAAACATCATCTCCAACATTGAGCCCGGAGCCTTTAACAGCCTGCAGAAGCTGATGACCCTGAGGCTGAAGAGTAACCAGCTGAAAATTGTCCCACCTGGAATCTTCACTGGCCTCCCTAACCTCACCATCCTTGACATCAGCAAGAACAAGATCGTCATCTTCCTGGACCACTCCTTCAAAGACTTGTTCAACCTTAGGAAGCTGGAGGCCGGGGACAACCACCTGGTCTTCATCTCGCCGCAAGCCTTCAGCGGGCTCCTCCGCCTGCAGCAGCTCACCCTGGAGAAGTGCAACTTGACAGGCGTGCCCCAGCTTGCCCTCTCTCAGCTTCACCACCTGGTCGAGCTCCGGTTTAAGGTGCTCAACATCAGTGTCCTCCACAACTACTCCTTCCGGAGGCTGCACCGCTTGAACGTGCTGGAGATCGACCGCTGGCCTTTCCTGATGATGCTGGAGCCCCGCAGCCTCTTGGGACTGAACTTGACCTCCTTATCCATCACCAAGTGCAACCTCAGCACTGTCCCTTACGAGGCGTTCAGGCATTTGGTTTATCTCCAGTACCTGGATCTCTCCCACAATCCCATCTCGGTGATCCATGGCAAGAGGCTGAGCGACCTTTCACGCCTTCAGGAATTCCACCTCTCTGGAGGCAGGCTGGCCACCATCGCCACCAGTGCCTTCCAAGGACTCAACTACTTCCGGCTGCTCAATGTCTCGGGTAATGCCTTGAGGACCTTGGAAGAAGGGGTCTTCCACTCGGTGGGGAACCTGGAGATCCTACGGTTAGACAGGAACCCCCTGGCCTGTGACTGCCGGCTCTTATGGATTATCCGAAGGCGACGCAGGCTTAACTTTGGAGGGCAGCAGCCCGCCTGCGCGAGCCCCATGACAGTCAAAGGGAAAGTCTTCAAGGACTTCTCCGATGTCCTCCTACCCAATCACTTCACCTGCAGGAAGTCTAAGATCCTGGACAAGACGCCTCAGCAGGTGAGTGTGGAAGAGGGGGGCAAGGCAACCCTGAGCTGCAAGAGCGAAGGGGATCCACACCCAACTGTCTACTGGGTGTCACCTCATAACATCCGCCTGGACTCCAACCACAAGGGGCGGATAAGGGTCTTCGCAGATGGCACGTTGGAGATTGAGTACGCCCTAACCCAGGACAGTGGCACCTACCACTGCGTTGCCAGCAACGTAGCAGGGAACGACACTTTGCTGGCACACCTTCGTGTGAGCAAGCCCTCTTCCCAGTTGGGCAACGACTCCTTCCTGTTCTCCAACAGCTCGGAGGCCTTCCAACCGTCCCTCATTGATGTGGGCACACTGGTGGGAGTCTTGGCCATGGGCATCCTGCCGTTCCTCAGCTCGGTCGCCATCTGCTTCATCTTCATCTTCTTCTGGAGCAAGAGCAAAGGGAAGGTCAAGCATCACGCCACCTTCGAGTTCATCCCTCACTATCCCCACGCGGCCTGGAACAAGCCACGCAGCGGCGGTGGCGGCAGCAAGTTTGCCATGAAACTCATGTGA